One genomic region from Amia ocellicauda isolate fAmiCal2 chromosome 4, fAmiCal2.hap1, whole genome shotgun sequence encodes:
- the plagl2 gene encoding zinc finger protein PLAGL2 → MAAGATDDQGQITAITPEDEDVCNATKLFAGRPLRAEREYREDRTPRSSECPVCGALFSTQDKLRIHTYCHSGEKPFRCSQPQCAKAFVSKYKLFRHMATHSPQKTHQCTFCEKMFHRKDHLKNHLQTHDPNKEAFKCEECGKNYNTKLGYKRHVAMHAATSGDLTCKVCLQTYESTPVLLEHLKSHSGKSSGGTKEKKHPCDHCDRRFYTRKDVRRHMVVHTGRKDFLCQYCAQRFGRKDHLTRHVKKSHSQELLKIKSEPPDMLGLLNSGSPISVKEELSPMMCMAASKDNMMGKPFSNSFPMGMYNPHLQVMSNSGVSHSHTLVPNSLAAMGMGCPMDSPSPLHHHHHHHHHSPPQQPQPPKYQLGSTSYLLEKPLKVEMESFLMDLQSGLPVSCAESHPSPPKDGLEHQQALDDLSGEHLLSKSPAVIAESLCAANMDFSHLLGFLPLNLPPYSPPMSSSGLVMGYSSQGEHQPPLTSLQPQPQESQGSGSGLSLGSLHSLPPVFTSSLSTTTLPRFHQAFQ, encoded by the exons ATGGCAGCAGGTGCCACCGATGACCAAGGCCAGATTACCGCAATAACGCCGGAGGACGAGGACGTGTGCAACGCCACCAAGCTTTTTGCCGGCAGGCCGCTGCGAGCAGAGAGAGAGTACAGAGAGGACAGGACGCCCAGGAGCAGCGAGTGCCCTGTGTGCGGGGCCCTCTTCAGCACGCAGGACAAGCTCCGTATACATACCTACTGTCACTCTGGGGAGAAGCCCTTCCGCTGCTCTCAGCCCCAGTGTGCCAAGGCCTTTGTCTCCAAATACAAGCTTTTCAG ACATATGGCCACACATTCTCCACAGAAGACACACCAGTGCACTTTCTGCGAGAAAATGTTCCACCGGAAAGATCACCTGAAGAACCACCTCCAAACCCACGACCCGAACAAGGAGGCCTTCAAGTGCGAGGAGTGTGGCAAGAACTACAACACCAAGCTGGGCTACAAGCGGCACGTGGCCATGCACGCTGCCACCAGTGGCGACCTCACCTGCAAAGTGTGCCTGCAGACGTACGAGAGCACGCCTGTGCTGCTGGAGCACCTCAAGAGCCACTCGGGCAAGTCCTCCGGCGGCACCAAGGAGAAGAAGCACCCCTGCGACCACTGTGACCGCCGCTTCTACACCCGCAAGGATGTGCGGCGCCACATGGTTGTACACACGGGGCGCAAGGACTTCCTGTGCCAGTACTGTGCCCAGCGCTTTGGCCGCAAGGACCACCTGACCCGGCACGTCAAGAAGAGCCACTCTCAGGAGCTCCTGAAGATCAAATCGGAGCCACCCGACATGCTAGGCCTCCTCAACTCAGGCTCACCCATCTCTGTGAAGGAGGAGCTCAGCCCCATGATGTGCATGGCTGCCTCCAAGGACAACATGATGGGCAAGCCCTTCAGTAACAGCTTCCCCATGGGCATGTACAACCCACACCTCCAGGTCATGTCCAACTCAGGAGTGTCACACTCGCACACCTTGGTGCCGAACTCACTGGCCGCCATGGGAATGGGCTGCCCCATGGATTCCCCTTcccccctccaccaccaccatcaccaccaccaccactcgCCACCACAGCAGCCCCAGCCACCCAAGTATCAGCTTGGATCTACCTCATACCTGCTGGAGAAGCCCCTCAAggtggaaatggaaagcttccTCATGGATCTGCAGAGCGGGCTGCCCGTCTCCTGCGCAGAGTCCCATCCCTCTCCACCCAAGGACGGCCTGGAGCACCAGCAGGCCCTAGACGACCTGTCCGGGGAGCACCTCCTGTCCAAGAGCCCGGCCGTCATTGCCGAGTCTCTCTGTGCTGCTAATATGGACTTCTCCCACCTGCTGGGCTTCCTGCCACTGAACCTGCCTCCGTACAGCCCGCCCATGTCCTCTAGTGGGTTAGTCATGGGTTACTCCTCCCAGGGGGAGCACCAGCCTCCTCTTACCTCTTTGCAACCTCAACCTCAAGAGAGCCAAGGCTCTGGGAGTGGCTTAAGCCTCGGATCTCtccactctctccctccagtGTTCACCAGCAGCCTCAGCACAACCACCCTGCCTCGCTTCCACCAAGCATTTCAGTAG